The sequence ACTCCCAGGGTCCATGTGGTGGCCGGAGAAGCCTCGTAGCTGCGATTCAAAAAATACTCCGGTGGACAGTAATCCAAGGTGCCTGAGAAATATGAAAGTAAATATGTATTGAGGGAACATCCATTGATCTCCCCCTTTTTGACATTTGTCGGTATTCATTTTGCCAAGCTCACCTCTAAACTTATCATAGGGGCTGTGTTTGTAGAGGTCCCCACAGCCGAAGTCGATCAGTTTTACTGTCCAGTCATTGAGGTTGACCAAGATGTTATCCGATTTTACGTCGCGGTGGAAAACACCACAGTTGCGGCAGTGAATCAGGGCCTCAACGACTTGTCGAAAGATCGGCCTGGCTTGTACCTCAGATAGCCGACCGTCAAATATCCTATAGAAATCAAACAGGTCGGAACAGGGACTGGGGCGCTCCAAGACCAAGATGTAGTGGTTGGGCTCTTCAAACCACTCCAGCAGTCTCAGGACATTAGAGCACGATGAAGGCTGGGAGACCATGGTCATCAGAGCGACCTCCAGAGGGAGACGCCTGCCATCACCACGCTGGATTGAAGAGGAAAACATTTAAGAGAACAATAAAGATGATGGTGACTGCAGAAAGATAAAATTATCTCTAGTAACTAGTATTCTCTCTATTTCCTTGTGGTGTTTGGGTATATTTGAATACTCTGTTTAAATAACATCGCTAAAGTTGAACTTACCATGATAATGTATTTGTCTGCTTTTGTTTTGGGGATATACTTTATGGCCACctatgagaaagagaaagaatgtaATTAGGGTACTAATTCTTCTAAAGTATTGgtagaaaacagaaaaacaagagTCTCACCTCTTGTCCATCAGCCTTCCTTGTTCCTGCATAGACAGAGCCACACCCCCCTGAACCAAGCAGCTCTCCAACGGAGTAGCTGGAAGTGAGGTTTGCTGCACAAATAAGCATGAACAAGGAAGTGTGAGCCAATCAGATGGTAAGATTCACCAACCTTTGCCGTTTTAATTTCAACAAAGATGGAAAGTCAGTGGCTAGAACAAATACAGGCcttatttattttacagaaaaTGCTCAGTGACATGTCATCTTGACTCAGATTAAGCCCTTTAGGTAGTTTACCCTGATCTCTTACCTTGGGGGGACAGCTCTGAACATCTCCTCTTTGCCTCTGATGGGGTCCCTGTGGAAACATCACGTGCTGGCCGAACAGGAGGGCTCTGTGGTGGTTGGACCTCAGCTCCTTCACCAGAACTGACCTCTCTTTTACGCTTGGGCACAGCAGCGACTGACTTTGGGGACGTTGCAGGCTGTGCTGCCGCACTCTTCCTGCTGTTTCTCTGCTGGTCCTTGTAGCTGGCCAGACCAGGCTGGCAGGTTGAGTCTGAGGTGGCCGCTTCCTTTGGGCTGGAATcaggctttggatcttttaCCAGCCTACGTTTGGCTAAAGCAAtcagatactgtatattagtTTGAATATTTAGGCTATACGAAAAGTGTGGAAACATTTTTGCAAGGCTTTGGGAAAGGGTAGCCTATAGGTGCAGTCTTTAAGGTTGCCAATTCGTGTTGTCTCATATGATCAATTAGACCACGGTGAAAAGGCAACAGCTCGCCGaacttacagtatattgatgCAATTGAAATAAATTATTTGAAATAAATTATGTATTAAAATATAATGAATCGATTTGTTAGTATATGTATATTCGTTTATAATTAATGTATGTTAATGTATTAATGTATATTTACCTTTACGTTTTCGACGTGGCATGTCAAAATGAGACTTATGAAGACAACTTGGAATAACTTAGAAGACAATGTGAAAACACGTGTGAAGCAATTGGAGCAAATTATGAAATGAGGGAAATAGTTACTTACCGAATGTGAGCGTTCTTATTGTGCATGACCTCATAAAGACGACAGTCCATCACAATGGAACGACCATACATTTAGAATTCGGCCTACCTAGCGATCAAAACACATCttaaaaataatatattttatttgtattgcgcTTTCTATTAGCCTATGGCAATCGCAATGTGCTACAAAAATATAATGCACATTCAAACAGATAAAATAATAATGCAATTTAAAACAGATGAAAGTCAGAAATTAAAAGAAAACCTGAAAAGTTGTAAGAAAAACCTAGGCTATAAAATAGGCTATTTAGCCTAGAataatttttttttagttttttttttcaagaaactTTTTAATACTTTCACATTGACTGCTTGCCTAGTGTGGGctaaataatgtaatggcctgTAGCACCATGAAAAGGCTATAACATTGTCCATTGGGAACAGGTCTGTGGGCACTGCTGGTGGTCCCTGCATGCATTAAATAATGTATTTCACAACGGGAATCACTATTCTTTACTCAGTGATGGTCTCAGGTTGCGGGTTTATCTAGCTAGCGCATCAAAAGTAGCGTAAGATGGTGTCCCCAACACCGCCCATCCTAAACTGCGGGGTCTCTAAACTAAGCCTACCAACCAGCCTGGGCTGGATACAGCCTCAGCTGAGCGGGGGCATTTTTTCTGTATGCAATGGCATCATCATGCTCATTGACGCACTGtacctttttaaaatgtgcctTGAATTGTTGTGAGGAAAATGtc comes from Sardina pilchardus chromosome 6, fSarPil1.1, whole genome shotgun sequence and encodes:
- the LOC134083412 gene encoding serine/threonine-protein kinase pim-1-like; this encodes MRGDGRRLPLEVALMTMVSQPSSCSNVLRLLEWFEEPNHYILVLERPSPCSDLFDFYRIFDGRLSEVQARPIFRQVVEALIHCRNCGVFHRDVKSDNILVNLNDWTVKLIDFGCGDLYKHSPYDKFRGTLDYCPPEYFLNRSYEASPATTWTLGVLLFEMVCGDLPFEGRREVIHNQPRFTTRVSKECHDLISSCLSMDPHERPVLEDILAHDWLSGQNF